In Podospora pseudocomata strain CBS 415.72m chromosome 4, whole genome shotgun sequence, the genomic stretch ATGGTCCCGTCAATATTGCAGTGGCCCTCCCTAAAGCACCTTTTGATGCCAGGGTTCAGAACCATGCGCAAAGACCGCCACTGGCGATTTCATCTGCTGCCTTTTAACTAATATTCGATCGACAGCAAGAAGCCTCGCTGCAAGATGCCTCATGCTGGAAAGATCGTGCTTCCACGTACCCGGCACAGCTTGCGCATATCGGTCTAATAGGTATTCCCCCAGAAACGTCGAGAGCACGAAGGGAGAGCTGGGCAGTGAAGCTCGGACACTGAGCCTTAAAATGCGAGTCGCAAATACTGAGCGCTGTATCTGGTGAAAGGAATCAGAGATTGTAACCACAAGAAAATCCGACCACCCAATGGCAGATTCCTGACACCATCGAGGGTGCACAAGGGATGAGCCTCGAGCAATGTTAAGCCCGGATGAACCTTCTCCAGATTCTTCGGCTTGTCAGATGTCCACCTCAGCTTCGCCTTTGTGTGCTTGATGGAGCCGACGAGTCTCTCGATAAGGGTTGTGTACCAGTTGGTAATGTCAAATATCAGCTCCCCCGTCTTGAAATGGCCACACAAATCGGCAATCATGGCCTCGCCCTCTGAGGTGGTGAGATACGGCACGAGACCCTCGATGACAATAATGGTTGGCCGGTCATTTTGGAGGGATTGTATAAAGGCCGAATCGAGGGCAGAGCCCGCCATGAGGCTGTATTGGTTGGCCCTCGACGGTTCTGGCATGAACTCCCGCCGTAAATCTACAACATCTGGGAGATCGACGTCAATCCAACGAACGCTGTCGCCCCATGAAATCCGGTGTGGGCGAGTGTCGAGCCCGCAAGCTAAGTGGATGACGTTGGCATGAGAGTGTCGGGTGAGAAAGTCGCGTATCCATTTGTCAAACAGCGCTGACCGAAGGCCTATGACGCCAGCAACAAGGGAACCAACTTGAAGTCTATCGAAGTCGTAATCGATCTGCTCGACGACAGCTGCTGCCAAGCTGTCACCTAGAAGTTGTCGAGCCTTTAGAGTGACGAAAAGCGTCTGTTCCGTGCTGCTTAGCTTGTCGGGCTGCATGGCGGAATCTTGAAGTTTTGTCTTGGCGGCAATGATGTTTGGTCGATACGAAGCCTGAGCATCTGGAAGGAAATCAGCGGGGTAATCTTTTTATCAGGTGTCTATATAACAGTACTATAGTGGAAGCCGGGCGCATTTTGAGATTAGCTAATCTACTGTGCAACGCAGTACAACCATGCAGTGATCATTATCAATACATCCCGAGATCGATGTTGAAGAACCAGTCCTGTGAAAGGTGGGGCAGTTCCTCCGATGCAACAACTGGAAAACCGGAACACGGCACGCCTCTCGCCAGCAAAGCACAATGTCGAGCTCACGGATTGGAAATCAAATTGTTGCAACCTCTTCACGAGCAGCCAGCCACAATCATATGGCGTCCAAATTGGGATTTTTACCCCACCATGCCCTCCTCCAAGGGCTCGGCATAGCCCAATAGCG encodes the following:
- a CDS encoding hypothetical protein (COG:H; EggNog:ENOG503PBSP); this translates as MQPDKLSSTEQTLFVTLKARQLLGDSLAAAVVEQIDYDFDRLQVGSLVAGVIGLRSALFDKWIRDFLTRHSHANVIHLACGLDTRPHRISWGDSVRWIDVDLPDVVDLRREFMPEPSRANQYSLMAGSALDSAFIQSLQNDRPTIIVIEGLVPYLTTSEGEAMIADLCGHFKTGELIFDITNWYTTLIERLVGSIKHTKAKLRWTSDKPKNLEKVHPGLTLLEAHPLCTLDGVRNLPLGGRIFLWLQSLIPFTRYSAQYLRLAF